A window of the Bacteroidia bacterium genome harbors these coding sequences:
- a CDS encoding PKD domain-containing protein: MKQFYLTGLFLMNLSYLVQAQQWQDVGGGLNNSSHCMTTWNGMLVDGGSFGSPCGRIAAWNGTTWSCFSTGVGLVARDAVVYNGDLIVVGDFWNVQQPCVGCNGVARWDGNAWQPLGSGFNNDVLCLTVWNGNLIAGGDFTTADGNTCYRVAMWNGSNWSAIGGRDTAFNNDVRAMTVYNGELWVGGDFSNVDGCSPCDRVVKWDGLAWVGGNSGVDIPGGLDSTVRVLYVNQSQNKLYMGGHFLEVGGDFNCSRVAVYDGNAWAPLGTGVDDYVRGIMFYNGNMIIGGNFLNAGGNPASKIAKWNYNTGTWSAMGSGMNDYVKAMEVWNGTFYAGGPFTTADGLPRSCIASWYETPNVPPVSMFTMSASAICLGQCISFTDQSSNTPTSWTWTFSGGSPSSSTSQTPPQVCYSTPGVYTVTLTACNPSGCNTSTQTVTVSSTSVPTVNLNANPNPVCQGGNTILSASGANAYTWSPSTFLNATTGSSVTCTPTVSTTYTVTGTTNGCTGTNTLTVNITPGPTVTISPPSSTLCSGSQNLTASGANTYSWSPATYLNATTGSTVVSTPLSSVTYTVSGTDVNGCVSTGTAVITVPGLNPLPLVEGFETPPFLPADWAMIDAGSDGNIWQLNTSVGGFSTSAQCIWYNNHGINAPGTRDEFRLKSLDFSSLTAAQMTFDVAYCRKNNSSFSDTLSVWISTDCGQTFTQVYLKGGTTLATAPNSNSAFTPGSSQWRTETVGLNSYIGNARVIIAFRNHNRNGNNLYIDNINITGTVGTPPVTQFTQSQSTLCVNGCINYTDLSTGTPTTWTWTFNGGSPLSSSQQNPSNICYNSPGTYTTTLTACNSIGCSTATQVITVNTCVGMDELNQGTLVVAPNPFSDQTTFLFNGFVPEKGVIVIRDAIGRTIRSLPVIDGSLEMHMERGNLPSGVYYFYYTEPSGKCTNGKLLIQ, from the coding sequence ATGAAACAATTCTACCTCACCGGCCTTTTCCTGATGAATTTAAGCTATCTGGTTCAAGCCCAGCAATGGCAGGATGTGGGAGGCGGCCTGAACAACTCAAGCCATTGCATGACCACCTGGAATGGAATGCTTGTTGACGGTGGAAGTTTTGGTTCGCCCTGCGGAAGAATCGCAGCCTGGAACGGCACCACCTGGAGCTGCTTTAGTACGGGGGTTGGGCTTGTAGCGAGAGACGCGGTGGTATATAATGGTGACCTGATAGTTGTCGGCGACTTCTGGAATGTTCAGCAACCCTGCGTGGGCTGTAATGGTGTTGCGCGTTGGGATGGAAACGCCTGGCAGCCCCTGGGTAGCGGATTTAATAATGATGTTTTATGCCTTACCGTTTGGAATGGTAATCTGATTGCCGGTGGTGATTTCACCACTGCCGACGGAAACACATGTTATCGGGTGGCCATGTGGAATGGAAGCAACTGGTCAGCTATCGGAGGCAGAGATACTGCCTTTAATAATGATGTTCGCGCCATGACGGTTTATAATGGAGAATTGTGGGTAGGAGGTGATTTTTCAAATGTAGACGGCTGCAGCCCCTGCGACCGCGTTGTGAAGTGGGATGGCCTGGCCTGGGTGGGAGGAAACTCCGGAGTAGATATACCGGGCGGGCTCGACAGCACGGTACGTGTACTTTATGTGAATCAATCGCAGAATAAACTATACATGGGGGGGCATTTTTTAGAAGTTGGCGGCGACTTCAATTGTTCCCGTGTGGCCGTGTATGACGGAAACGCATGGGCACCCCTTGGAACAGGAGTTGACGATTACGTTCGGGGAATAATGTTTTACAACGGGAATATGATCATTGGTGGAAATTTCCTGAATGCAGGTGGAAACCCGGCAAGTAAAATTGCCAAATGGAATTATAACACGGGCACCTGGTCTGCCATGGGTTCAGGGATGAACGATTATGTAAAAGCCATGGAAGTGTGGAACGGAACATTTTATGCAGGTGGGCCGTTCACTACGGCAGATGGTTTGCCCCGCAGTTGCATTGCCAGCTGGTACGAAACTCCCAATGTACCACCGGTATCTATGTTTACGATGAGCGCTTCTGCAATATGCCTTGGACAATGCATTTCATTCACGGATCAGAGTTCGAACACACCAACCAGTTGGACATGGACCTTTTCCGGAGGCTCTCCATCTTCCTCCACGTCTCAAACTCCTCCCCAGGTTTGTTACAGCACACCGGGAGTATATACGGTTACTCTTACCGCCTGCAACCCCAGTGGGTGTAATACTTCTACGCAAACGGTCACCGTATCTTCAACTTCTGTACCTACGGTAAATCTCAATGCAAATCCGAACCCGGTTTGCCAGGGCGGGAATACAATTCTCTCTGCTTCAGGTGCAAATGCCTACACCTGGTCGCCCTCTACGTTTCTAAATGCCACCACCGGGTCTTCGGTAACCTGTACGCCTACCGTTTCCACAACGTATACGGTTACCGGAACTACCAACGGATGTACCGGAACCAATACGCTTACTGTTAACATCACTCCAGGACCTACTGTAACCATCAGTCCGCCCAGCAGCACCCTCTGTTCCGGCTCACAGAATCTTACCGCTTCCGGTGCGAATACCTACAGCTGGTCGCCGGCAACATATCTGAATGCTACCACCGGATCTACGGTAGTTTCAACCCCTCTCTCCAGCGTAACCTATACTGTATCAGGTACCGATGTCAACGGCTGTGTATCCACGGGAACCGCCGTGATCACCGTTCCCGGTTTAAATCCACTACCTCTGGTGGAGGGATTTGAAACACCACCCTTCCTGCCGGCAGACTGGGCAATGATCGACGCAGGTTCGGACGGTAATATTTGGCAACTGAATACTTCCGTGGGAGGATTTTCAACCAGCGCACAGTGCATCTGGTACAATAATCATGGTATCAACGCTCCCGGCACACGCGATGAATTTCGTTTGAAATCGTTGGATTTCTCCTCACTCACCGCAGCACAGATGACCTTTGATGTAGCCTATTGCAGAAAAAACAACAGCAGCTTCAGCGATACATTATCCGTTTGGATTTCCACTGATTGTGGACAAACATTTACACAAGTTTACCTGAAAGGAGGAACCACCCTTGCTACCGCTCCGAACTCCAACTCTGCTTTTACTCCCGGCTCCTCCCAGTGGAGAACTGAAACGGTGGGGTTGAATTCTTATATTGGAAACGCACGCGTAATCATTGCGTTCAGAAACCATAACCGGAATGGTAATAATCTTTACATCGATAATATTAACATCACGGGAACGGTGGGAACGCCTCCTGTAACCCAATTTACCCAAAGCCAAAGCACGTTATGCGTAAATGGCTGCATTAATTATACAGACCTCAGCACCGGAACACCAACCACATGGACATGGACCTTCAACGGAGGAAGTCCGTTGTCTTCTTCCCAGCAGAATCCTTCCAACATTTGTTATAACAGCCCGGGCACCTATACCACTACGCTTACTGCATGCAACTCTATCGGGTGCTCCACTGCCACACAAGTGATTACCGTGAATACCTGCGTGGGAATGGATGAATTAAATCAGGGGACACTGGTAGTGGCACCTAATCCCTTTTCAGATCAGACAACATTTCTCTTTAACGGCTTTGTGCCGGAGAAAGGTGTGATTGTGATCCGCGATGCAATAGGGAGAACGATTCGGAGTCTTCCGGTAATAGACGGCAGCCTCGAAATGCATATGGAAAGAGGAAATCTGCCTTCCGGCGTTTATTATTTCTATTACACCGAACCGTCCGGAAAGTGCACTAATGGAAAGCTGCTTATTCAATAG
- a CDS encoding PorT family protein, translated as MKRILFILTVLLAPATVFSQTLFLEAKGGYKSTWLLNKNVSDDGNEQDYAAGWGNHYGLGASMYFNKTVGLGIDFLMNTHTGAYSGEFDSVDYTSNVRLKTIDIPLMLKLKTEQGGFLEFGVQYSSISSAKYSYDFNMTLPNSTILQSDSSMAVDTSYSSSNLSLVFGLGIQIKFTDRIGLRTGFRFEYGLSDLVGVDGFGRDLSKDHFPYGNNPLFFNNYDSYQKTNTASGSFMLGVYFILGSEKDSTVP; from the coding sequence ATGAAACGAATCTTATTTATACTGACCGTTCTGCTTGCTCCGGCAACGGTTTTTTCCCAAACGCTTTTTCTGGAAGCTAAAGGGGGTTACAAATCCACCTGGCTTCTGAATAAGAATGTGTCCGACGACGGCAACGAACAGGATTATGCCGCAGGATGGGGAAATCACTACGGTTTGGGCGCTTCCATGTATTTTAACAAAACGGTCGGGCTGGGAATAGATTTTCTTATGAATACCCACACCGGTGCTTATTCGGGGGAATTTGATTCGGTTGACTATACATCCAATGTACGCCTGAAAACCATTGATATTCCGTTAATGCTGAAGCTTAAAACGGAACAGGGAGGATTTCTGGAGTTTGGTGTGCAATATTCCAGTATCAGTTCCGCAAAGTACAGCTATGATTTTAATATGACCCTGCCGAACAGTACGATCCTGCAGAGCGATTCTTCAATGGCTGTGGACACCAGTTATTCATCCTCCAACTTGTCGCTGGTGTTCGGGCTGGGCATCCAGATCAAATTCACCGACCGGATCGGACTCCGGACCGGCTTCCGTTTTGAATATGGCTTATCGGATCTGGTAGGTGTAGATGGTTTTGGAAGGGATCTTTCCAAAGATCATTTTCCTTACGGAAACAATCCGCTCTTCTTCAACAATTATGATTCCTACCAGAAAACCAATACGGCATCAGGATCTTTTATGCTGGGGGTTTATTTTATACTGGGAAGTGAAAAAGATTCAACTGTCCCGTAG
- a CDS encoding FAD-binding protein, with translation MIEELEKILGKEHVFTARAVLENYAHDETEDLSFMPVVVVKPRTREEVSRIIKLANNHRIPVTPRGAGTGLSGGALPVNGGILLSMERFNSILEIDERNLQATVEPGVITQVFQDTVAAKGLFYPPDPASRGSCFIGGNIAENSGGPRAVKYGVTKDYVLNLEVVLPTGEIIWTGANTLKNSTGYNLTQLMVGSEGTLGVVTKIVFRLIPLPKKNVVMLVPFTSPERACEAVAAVFREGITPSCMEFMERDAIDWTMKFIDGVQVPVEKNVMAHLLIELDGNADDVLMKEAERIAMVVQRFDCGEILFADSEEQKNNLWKLRRRVGEAVKSHSVFKEEDTVVPRAELPALLTGVKEIGRKYGFRSVCFGHAGDGNMHVNILKEDMSDERWNTEVPKGIREIFELCVRLKGTISGEHGIGLVQKNYMDIAFSEKALELQKQLKKVFDPNHILNPGKMFPD, from the coding sequence GTGATCGAAGAACTAGAGAAGATCCTCGGGAAAGAGCATGTGTTTACTGCCAGAGCAGTACTTGAAAATTACGCACATGACGAAACCGAGGATCTTTCTTTTATGCCGGTTGTAGTGGTGAAACCTCGCACCCGGGAGGAAGTTTCCCGGATAATCAAATTGGCGAACAATCATAGAATTCCTGTAACCCCTCGCGGAGCGGGCACAGGATTAAGCGGGGGGGCTCTGCCGGTGAACGGAGGCATTCTGCTTTCAATGGAGCGGTTCAATTCCATCCTGGAAATAGATGAGCGCAATCTGCAGGCCACTGTGGAGCCGGGTGTTATCACGCAGGTTTTCCAGGATACGGTGGCGGCAAAAGGCCTGTTCTATCCGCCCGATCCGGCCAGCAGAGGAAGTTGTTTTATAGGGGGAAATATTGCAGAAAACTCCGGCGGACCGAGGGCGGTCAAATACGGGGTTACGAAGGATTATGTACTCAATCTCGAAGTAGTGCTTCCTACCGGGGAAATCATCTGGACCGGGGCCAATACATTAAAGAATTCCACCGGCTACAACCTTACTCAGCTGATGGTGGGAAGCGAGGGAACACTGGGGGTTGTTACTAAAATTGTATTCCGTCTTATTCCTTTGCCCAAGAAAAATGTGGTAATGCTCGTGCCCTTTACTTCACCGGAAAGGGCGTGTGAGGCTGTTGCGGCCGTTTTCCGGGAGGGGATAACCCCGAGTTGCATGGAATTCATGGAGCGGGATGCGATTGACTGGACAATGAAATTCATTGACGGCGTACAGGTGCCTGTTGAGAAGAATGTAATGGCTCATCTGCTGATAGAGCTGGATGGGAATGCGGATGATGTGCTGATGAAAGAAGCGGAAAGGATTGCAATGGTTGTGCAGCGTTTTGATTGCGGGGAGATTTTGTTCGCAGATTCGGAGGAGCAGAAAAACAACCTCTGGAAACTCCGGCGAAGGGTAGGGGAGGCGGTGAAATCTCACAGCGTTTTTAAGGAAGAGGATACCGTGGTGCCCCGTGCCGAACTTCCGGCGCTTCTTACCGGCGTGAAGGAGATAGGAAGGAAATATGGGTTCCGTTCGGTGTGCTTCGGCCATGCAGGTGACGGAAATATGCATGTGAATATCTTGAAAGAGGATATGAGCGATGAACGATGGAATACAGAGGTTCCGAAAGGTATCCGCGAAATATTTGAACTGTGCGTTCGACTAAAAGGCACTATTTCCGGTGAACATGGCATAGGGCTTGTGCAGAAGAATTATATGGATATCGCCTTTTCAGAGAAGGCATTGGAATTGCAGAAGCAGTTAAAGAAAGTGTTTGATCCAAATCATATTTTAAACCCGGGTAAAATGTTTCCCGATTAG